The DNA region CATTCTGGGACAAAAAGGTGGGGGTTCAAAGGCGTGACAACGTTATTCCTTACACTTCGCGGCTGTTTGTTTTTTTGGCCGGTTTGCTCGGAGGCTGCGCATGAAATTTCGCTTTCCCATCGTCATCATCGACGAGGACTATCGTTCCGAGAACACTTCGGGCCTGGGCATCCGCGCTCTGGCGCAGGCTATCGAGTCGGAAGGCTTCGAAGTGCTCGGCGTCACCAGCTATGGCGACCTGACGCAGTTCGCGCAGCAGCAAAGCCGTGCCAGTGCCTTCATCCTGTCGATCGACGATGAGGAGTTCACGCTGGGTTCGGGCCTGGACCCGGTGGTGCTGAGCCTGCGCAAGTTCATTGCCGAGGTGCGCCGCAAGAACACCGATGTGCCGATCTACGTGCACGGCGAGACCAAGACCGCGCGCCACCTGCCCAACGACATCCTGCGCGAGCTGCACGGCTTCATCCACATGTTCGAGGACACGCCGGAGTTCGTGGCCAAGCACATCATCCGCGAGGCCAAGAGCTATCTGGAGGGTGTGCAGCCGCCGTTCTTCAAGGCGCTGCTGGACTACGCCGAAGACGGCTCCTACAGCTGGCACTGCCCGGGCCACTCCGGTGGGGTCGCCTTCCTCAAAAGCCCTGTGGGGCAGATGTTCCACCAGTTCTTCGGCGAGAACATGCTGCGCGCCGACGTGTGCAACGCCGTGGAGGAACTGGGCCAGCTGCTGGACCACAACGGCGCCATCGGCGAATCGGAGCGCAACGCGGCGCGCATCTTCAATGCCGACCATTGCTTCTTTGTGACCAACGGCACCAGCACTTCCAACAAGATGGTGTGGCACCACACGGTGGCGCCTGGCGATGTGGTGGTGGTGGACCGCAACTGCCACAAGTCCATCCTGCACTCGATCATCATGACCGGGGCGATTCCGGTGTTCCTGAAGCCGACGCGCAACCACTTCGGCATCATCGGGCCCATCCCGAAGAGCGAATTCGAGCGCGACGCCATCGAGGCCAAGATCCGCGCCAACCCGCTGCTCAAGGGGGTGGATGCCGCCACCGTGAAGCCGCGCGTGCTCACGATCACCCAGTCCACGTACGACGGCGTGCTCTACAACACCGAGACCATCAAGGGCATGCTCGACGGCTACGTCGACAACCTGCATTTCGACGAGGCCTGGCTGCCGCACGCGGCCTTCCACCCGTTCTATGGCAGCTACCATGCCATGGGCAAGAAGCGCGCGCGGCCGCAGCATTCGGTGGTGTACGCGACCCAGTCCATCCACAAGCTGTTGGCGGGCATCAGCCAGGCGAGCCACGTGCTGGTGCAGGACTCGCAGACCGTGAAGCTCGACCGCCCGCTGTTCAACGAGGCGTACCTGATGCACACCTCGACCAGCCCGCAGTACAGCATCATCGCCAGCTGCGACGTGGCCGCTGCCATGATGGAGCCGCCCGGCGGCACCGCGCTGGTGGAAGAGAGCCTGCTGGAAGCCCTGGACTTCCGCCGCGCCATGCGCAAGGTGGAGGAAGAGTTCGGCAAGGACGACTGGTGGTTCAAGGTCTGGGGCCCGGACAAGCTGGCCGACGAGGGCGTGGGCCGCGCGGAGGACTGGATCATCCGCGGCGACGGCAAGGGCAAGAAGAACGCGCCCAGCAAGTGGCACGG from Paracidovorax wautersii includes:
- a CDS encoding arginine/lysine/ornithine decarboxylase, translated to MKFRFPIVIIDEDYRSENTSGLGIRALAQAIESEGFEVLGVTSYGDLTQFAQQQSRASAFILSIDDEEFTLGSGLDPVVLSLRKFIAEVRRKNTDVPIYVHGETKTARHLPNDILRELHGFIHMFEDTPEFVAKHIIREAKSYLEGVQPPFFKALLDYAEDGSYSWHCPGHSGGVAFLKSPVGQMFHQFFGENMLRADVCNAVEELGQLLDHNGAIGESERNAARIFNADHCFFVTNGTSTSNKMVWHHTVAPGDVVVVDRNCHKSILHSIIMTGAIPVFLKPTRNHFGIIGPIPKSEFERDAIEAKIRANPLLKGVDAATVKPRVLTITQSTYDGVLYNTETIKGMLDGYVDNLHFDEAWLPHAAFHPFYGSYHAMGKKRARPQHSVVYATQSIHKLLAGISQASHVLVQDSQTVKLDRPLFNEAYLMHTSTSPQYSIIASCDVAAAMMEPPGGTALVEESLLEALDFRRAMRKVEEEFGKDDWWFKVWGPDKLADEGVGRAEDWIIRGDGKGKKNAPSKWHGFGALADGFNMLDPIKSTIVTPGLNLDGKFDKTGIPASIVTKYLAEHGVVVEKTGLYSFFIMFTIGITKGRWNTLLAALQQFKDDYERNQPMWRILPEFCQQHKRYERMGLKDLCQHVHELYAKYDIARLTTEMYLSDLTPAMKPSDAYAHIAHRKTERVEIDQLEGRITTSLITPYPPGIPLLIPGEVFNKKIVDYLKFAREFAKLCPGFETDIHGLVEIEDDNGHVRYYADCVANTVQSKAVAAGKGRKNAPKAEDIVQVGSDGPFGRKV